The following are encoded in a window of Leptospira selangorensis genomic DNA:
- the dxr gene encoding 1-deoxy-D-xylulose-5-phosphate reductoisomerase: MKRGVSILGASGSVGESTLKILRLFPEEFRLISFSVHSNLQKAESIAKEFQPDVLCISSETADRTVLGSKIGNTKVLYGSKSLEEIVSAPEIETVVTAVVGASGIRPTVAAIRAGKKIGIANKETLVSCGPYIKSLLENSKSSLVPVDSEHNALFQLLENMKKDSLERIVLTASGGPFRKLPVEDLPKVTIEQALKHPTWNMGPKITIDSAGMINKGLEVIEAHFLFGFSYDKIGVVIHPQSIAHGLVETKDGASFVYASYPDMIFPVAHSLYYPKIVPKVLRSHPATSWGTLEFLEPDMERYPGLALAYETGRAGGTAPSIFNAANEVAVELFLQGKILFTEIPSLIRNVLEKIPNSFPEDLEGYEEADRKARELAFHFSKDKVVHLC; encoded by the coding sequence ATGAAAAGAGGCGTCTCTATACTGGGTGCCTCCGGATCGGTAGGAGAGTCCACTCTCAAAATACTCCGCCTTTTTCCGGAAGAGTTTCGGTTAATATCTTTCAGCGTACATTCCAATTTACAAAAAGCGGAATCTATCGCCAAGGAATTCCAACCGGATGTTCTATGTATCAGTTCTGAAACTGCGGATAGAACTGTTCTTGGAAGCAAGATCGGAAATACAAAGGTGTTATACGGATCTAAAAGTTTAGAAGAGATCGTTTCTGCTCCGGAAATAGAAACCGTTGTCACAGCAGTTGTTGGTGCAAGCGGCATACGACCTACTGTTGCTGCAATCCGCGCAGGTAAAAAGATTGGGATAGCAAATAAGGAAACCTTAGTAAGTTGCGGACCTTATATCAAAAGTTTATTAGAAAATTCTAAATCATCTCTTGTTCCTGTGGACTCGGAACATAATGCACTCTTCCAACTTTTAGAAAATATGAAGAAGGACTCACTCGAAAGAATAGTCCTGACTGCTTCCGGTGGACCTTTTCGTAAACTTCCTGTCGAGGATCTTCCGAAAGTAACTATCGAACAGGCGCTAAAACATCCTACCTGGAATATGGGGCCTAAGATCACGATCGATTCCGCCGGGATGATCAATAAAGGATTAGAGGTTATAGAGGCTCATTTTCTTTTCGGGTTTTCTTATGATAAGATAGGTGTAGTCATCCATCCCCAAAGTATTGCTCACGGTTTGGTTGAGACCAAGGATGGAGCAAGTTTTGTATACGCTTCTTATCCGGACATGATCTTTCCTGTGGCGCATTCATTATATTATCCTAAAATAGTTCCTAAAGTTTTGAGATCTCATCCTGCCACTTCTTGGGGGACTTTGGAATTTTTAGAACCGGATATGGAAAGATATCCAGGTTTGGCGTTGGCGTATGAGACCGGAAGAGCGGGAGGCACCGCTCCTTCTATCTTTAATGCCGCGAACGAAGTGGCTGTTGAATTATTCTTACAAGGTAAAATTCTTTTTACGGAAATACCTTCTCTCATTCGAAATGTTTTGGAAAAAATTCCGAATTCATTTCCGGAAGATTTAGAAGGGTACGAAGAAGCGGATAGAAAGGCCAGAGAATTGGCCTTCCATTTCTCTAAAGATAAGGTAGTGCATTTATGTTAG
- a CDS encoding site-2 protease family protein produces MLADILGIVFMLALCIFIHELGHLIMGWVVGVKARIFSIGYGKGIWKKKIGETTFQVTGIPLGGYVLFKGDEGGALKGEKGEFLSTPPLKRMIPVFGGPLFNLILGFFIIFGLYAIGYSPAGTKIYIEPAVNEYSSGYQAGLRSGDKIVSVNGTRTESKYELLSELGLARGKDIQLKVEREGRELEFHFSDPQIGVDFAGERLVQVDFGYGSTLSHWFLKKLSFLDPNGEAAEYRKQRERKVALDPKLSPRELALLEARLNKEAIESRALDYLNDGDRILSVNGIEVHTVPELQRTLGKFQNEKVKLEVDRKTYPLLNPWTREKAEVEMTPLGAFVVELKDVRDRKYPDIPISTISLRSHDPEIKLKLLSLKMDGKSFADLEDFKKTVQSQIGKRVQLEVQGQIWDATLGFYQIGLLGFTAKMHVKEESMDRKLSFGEAFLQSGKDVGKMISDNLRGLGMIFSGRLKVKDSVSGPVGLAKVSVQFLEDGFYSYFQFVAFISIALMIMNLLPIPVADGGHIVFFTYEAIAGRPLPMAVQEQVLRLGFFFLLSLGLYVTYHDFLR; encoded by the coding sequence ATGTTAGCAGATATTTTAGGCATCGTATTCATGTTGGCCCTTTGTATTTTTATCCATGAGCTGGGCCATTTGATCATGGGTTGGGTAGTAGGAGTGAAGGCCAGGATCTTCTCCATTGGTTATGGAAAAGGAATTTGGAAAAAGAAAATTGGCGAGACCACTTTCCAAGTCACTGGAATTCCGTTAGGCGGTTATGTTCTATTCAAGGGAGACGAAGGCGGAGCATTAAAAGGAGAGAAGGGAGAATTTTTATCCACTCCTCCTCTTAAAAGGATGATCCCGGTTTTTGGCGGTCCTTTATTTAATTTGATCCTAGGATTTTTTATCATCTTCGGTTTATACGCGATCGGTTATTCTCCTGCAGGGACTAAAATTTATATAGAACCAGCAGTGAATGAATATTCTTCAGGATACCAAGCAGGTTTAAGAAGTGGAGACAAAATTGTCTCCGTAAATGGAACCAGAACGGAATCCAAATATGAATTATTATCCGAGCTTGGACTTGCTCGCGGAAAAGATATCCAACTCAAAGTGGAGAGAGAAGGAAGAGAACTAGAGTTTCATTTCTCTGATCCTCAGATAGGAGTAGACTTTGCGGGAGAAAGACTCGTACAAGTGGACTTCGGATATGGATCCACACTCAGTCATTGGTTCTTGAAAAAACTTTCTTTCTTGGATCCGAATGGAGAAGCAGCAGAATACAGAAAGCAAAGAGAAAGAAAGGTCGCATTAGATCCAAAACTTTCTCCTCGTGAGCTCGCTTTGTTAGAAGCAAGACTGAACAAAGAGGCGATCGAATCCAGGGCCTTGGATTATCTAAACGATGGGGACAGGATTTTATCCGTGAATGGGATCGAAGTCCATACTGTTCCTGAATTACAACGTACTCTCGGAAAATTCCAAAACGAAAAAGTGAAATTAGAAGTGGATCGTAAAACGTATCCACTACTCAATCCATGGACTCGCGAAAAAGCAGAAGTGGAAATGACACCTCTTGGAGCATTCGTTGTAGAATTAAAAGATGTTCGAGACAGAAAATATCCTGATATACCAATCAGCACAATCAGTCTCAGAAGTCATGATCCTGAAATTAAACTTAAACTTCTAAGTTTGAAAATGGACGGTAAATCTTTTGCAGATCTGGAAGATTTCAAAAAGACAGTCCAATCTCAAATCGGTAAAAGAGTACAGTTGGAAGTGCAAGGGCAGATCTGGGATGCAACACTCGGATTCTACCAAATCGGTCTTTTAGGTTTTACCGCTAAGATGCATGTAAAAGAGGAAAGTATGGACCGAAAACTTTCCTTCGGAGAGGCATTTTTACAGTCCGGCAAAGACGTAGGAAAGATGATTAGCGATAACCTGAGAGGACTTGGGATGATCTTTTCCGGAAGATTAAAGGTAAAGGACAGCGTTTCCGGTCCTGTGGGACTTGCTAAAGTTTCCGTTCAATTCCTAGAAGACGGTTTTTATTCTTACTTTCAGTTCGTGGCATTTATTTCGATCGCTTTAATGATAATGAATTTACTTCCGATTCCTGTGGCCGACGGTGGACATATCGTTTTTTTCACATACGAGGCGATCGCCGGTAGACCTTTGCCGATGGCTGTTCAAGAACAGGTTTTGAGATTAGGATTCTTCTTCCTTTTATCCTTGGGCCTCTATGTGACTTATCACGATTTCTTAAGATAA